The sequence below is a genomic window from bacterium.
TCGCCGCATCCGACGGCCAGCAGAAAGACGCAGGCCAGAATCGCCAGCCCAAGCGCTGTCAATGTCCCGTGTTGTGATTTGGTCATCTGGTCTCCTCGGTTCAGGCTTCGTGCAGGTGTTCCTCGCGCGGATACCCGCACCGCTGGCGCTCCTGCAACCTTTGTGCCCACTCTGTTCCGAACGAGCGCAGGACGCCGATCCGTTGTGCGGCAACAGGATTCGAGGATTGCACGAGCGGAGCTGTTCAATCACGAAACAGGACAAGGGTTGCGCGATTTCCAAGAGTGTGGGGAGGGGCCATTACATCGATGGAACCGGGCCATTGGCCCGGACCGGATCAGCGGCCATGTCTCCGCCCGATCGTGAGGAGCTTCCTGCAAAATGCGTGGGCCGGGGCTTCGTCCGGAAAGCGGGCGAGCGCGTGAACGCGCAAAGACAGGACAGTCAGGTTACGAGATCAAGTGGGCTCCACACGGCTGCTCTCCAACATGCTCATGGGCCGAAGAGTGCGGATTCATTGGAGACATGCCGCTTCGTCATCTCGTGCCGTGCCAGCCGCAGTTGAAGATGCCTTTTGACATCCGGCCATTCGCCGGCGAGGATGCTGTACATCACCGAATCGCGCACCGTGCCGTCGCGGCGCAGTTGGTGGTGGCGGATGACGCCGTCTTTTTTTGCGCCCAGACGCTCGATGGCCCGCTGCGAAGCGAAGTTGAAGTTGTCGGTGCGCAGGCCGACCACCTGGCAGCCGACCGCTTCGAAGGCGTGGGTCAAAAGCAGGAATTTGCAGGCGGTGTTGATGTGGGTGCGTTGCCACGACTTCGCATACCAGGTGTAGCCGATCTCGACACGACCGACCGCGGGCAGGATGTCATGGTAGCGCGTGCTTCCGACCAGGGCGCCGGTCTTCAGTTCACGGACCGCCCACGGCAGCATGTGCCCGGCCCGTTGGCCTTCCAGCGCTTTGGCGATGTAGTCGCCGACCTGGGCCGGCTCGGGCACCGCGGTAAACCATAGTTCCCAGAGACGGCCATCGGCGACCGCGGCGCGCAGGCCCGCTTCGTGTTCCGGCCCCAGCGGCTCCAATCGGACGCCGTGGCCTTCGAGCAAGGTGGGGGACAGCGTATTCATGACGGCAGTATAGCGCATCAAGGTCCGGGAAGGTTAGCGCGCTGACGCCTGATCCCTTCCATTTTGCTATATTGGCCGGCGATGGATGAAATCTCCGGCATCCTGCCCATCGACAAACCGGTGGGCATGACTTCGCACGATGTGGTGGATGTCGTGCGAGGGCTCTATGGCATCCGGCGGGTGGGGCACACCGGCACGCTCGACCCGGCGGCGTCGGGGTTGCTGCTTTTGGTCGTCGGACGCGCCACCCG
It includes:
- a CDS encoding GNAT family protein, with product MNTLSPTLLEGHGVRLEPLGPEHEAGLRAAVADGRLWELWFTAVPEPAQVGDYIAKALEGQRAGHMLPWAVRELKTGALVGSTRYHDILPAVGRVEIGYTWYAKSWQRTHINTACKFLLLTHAFEAVGCQVVGLRTDNFNFASQRAIERLGAKKDGVIRHHQLRRDGTVRDSVMYSILAGEWPDVKRHLQLRLARHEMTKRHVSNESALFGP